Proteins co-encoded in one Montipora capricornis isolate CH-2021 chromosome 12, ASM3666992v2, whole genome shotgun sequence genomic window:
- the LOC138025692 gene encoding uncharacterized protein — translation MIQKESYESFAAVRIGEIQEGTNTKDWYWTASECNIADLLTRGSKPNDININSAWQMGPNSLQLHESEWPITNKYSEQKVPINTIKLELSSPAVQTNTEDTLASRINIEKYSDYKKLLRITARILAMYKKELKPTLKNATRTLTADDINKSECFWILESQTLMQKDIQSGKYKWLCPRKRDDGIYVVGGRARGWVEMSYNKSEIVLLPYEHRFSRLYAEHIHYRGHLGVLSTASKIRAKFWVVKLLKLVKSIRTNCVICKKLDKKLNAQIMGKLPVERLKPAPAWTYTALDLFGPFKIKDYVKKRTTGKAYGVIFNCLGTSAVHIDISPDYSTDKFLMVLRRFVSIRGYPSKIYSDNGFQLVAASEELKKIVKNLDQQSLQEYGCMEGFQWVFSSADAPWQNVVSEALIKSTKRAITAAIGESILTFSELQTVCYETANVLNERPIGRHPTSPDDKYLFPNDLLLGRSTSKIPSGPFACTADPRRRFEFVQMVTDNFWRKWIRDYFPSLLIQQKWHTAHRNLKVGDVVLIQDSNLIRSQWKLGKVSKTFEGQDGKVRKVQVQYKNPKPGEPVLQYSGRGYVTIERPVNKLVVLLPNDEHGLSA, via the coding sequence ATGATCCAAAAAGAATCCTATGAATCCTTTGCCGCAGTGCGGATAGGAGAAATCCAAGAGGGAACCAATACGAAAGACTGGTACTGGACCGCAAGCGAATGTAACATAGCTGATTTGTTAACAAGAGGAAGTAAACCAAACGATATCAACATAAACAGTGCATGGCAAATGGGCCCGAACTCCCTTCAACTACACGAATCTGAATGGCCAATTACGAATAAATACTCGGAACAAAAAGTTCCCATCAATACGATTAAACTGGAACTGTCTTCACCAGCTGTTCAAACTAACACAGAAGATACACTCGCGTCGAGGATAAACATCGAGAAATATTCAGATTACAAAAAATTGCTACGAATTACAGCCCGAATTTTGGCCATGTACAAGAAAGAACTGAAGCCAACATTGAAAAATGCAACACGAACGCTAACAGCAGATGACATCAACAAGTCCGAATGTTTCTGGATTCTGGAATCACAAACTTTGATGCAAAAGGATATCCAATCGGGTAAATACAAGTGGCTCTGCCCTCGCAAACGAGACGACGGAATTTACGTTGTTGGGGGACGTGCTAGAGGATGGGTGGAAATGAGTTATAATAAAAGCGAAATCGTCTTACTACCATATGAGCATAGATTCTCACGTCTATATGCCGAACACATACATTATCGAGGTCATCTGGGAGTGCTATCAACTGCAAGCAAAATACGAGCAAAATTCTGGGTCGtcaaattgctgaaattggtgAAATCCATCAGAACAAACTGTGTAATATGCAAGAAACTGGATAAAAAACTGAATGCGCAAATCATGGGAAAACTCCCTGTTGAAAGATTAAAACCTGCCCCGGCATGGACCTACACAGCTCTAGATCTATTTGGACCATTTAAGATAAAAGATTACGTTAAAAAACGAACCACTGGAAAAGCATATGGGGTTATTTTCAACTGCCTCGGTACAAGTGCTGTCCACATAGATATTTCACCAGACTATAGTACCGACAAATTCTTAATGGTACTCCGCAGATTCGTATCTATAAGAGGCTATCCGTCCAAAATCTACTCAGACAATGGTTTTCAATTAGTAGCCGCAAGTGAGGAATTAAAGAAGATAGTAAAAAATTTAGACCAACAGAGTTTACAGGAGTATGGATGCATGGAAGGATTTCAATGGGTGTTCTCTTCAGCAGACGCACCTTGGCAAAACGTTGTCTCAGAAGCGTTGATAAAATCAACGAAGAGAGCCATAACAGCAGCCATCGGTGAAAGCATTCTGACATTTTCTGAGTTACAAACTGTGTGTTATGAGACTGCAAACGTACTTAATGAGAGACCGATTGGACGACATCCAACTTCCCCGGATGATAAGTACTTGTTCCCTAACGATCTTCTCCTGGGACGATCCACATCTAAAATACCTAGTGGACCATTTGCATGCACAGCTGATCCACGCCGTCGATTTGAATTCGTTCAAATGGTTACAGACAACTTTTGGAGGAAATGGATAAGAGATTATTTTCCAAGCCTGTTaatacaacaaaaatggcaTACTGCACATAGAAACTTAAAAGTAGGAGACGTTGTTCTTATCCAGGATTCCAATCTAATCAGAAGCCAATGGAAACTGGGAAAAGTATCAAAGACATTCGAGGGACAAGACGGCAAAGTACGCAAAGTTCAAGTACAGTATAAAAACCCAAAACCTGGAGAACCGGTTTTGCAATACAGCGGAAGAGGTTACGTCACAATTGAGAGACCAGTTAACAAATTGGTCGTTCTGTTACCCAATGATGAACACGGCCTATCT
- the LOC138025691 gene encoding uncharacterized protein codes for MAEEAKREESKRIRTSAKARFTRKRNEFFKSVDENKGMEAVKRTFADLHEAWNIVKEQNEAWINELQEFYEEAATTHTQYVNDHNLHEQKRVEEFHKQESMRLEQEKLRRLLEQFSIKKKSMKTIFDTLVKLAYDAMASQNAPEALRKTERDLDIALADCKALHNTMLELLDNEDVEKEIEWIRNMHARHQEISSRIEAFISVKINDTKAKDKSNPLQLEKIKMPSFHGNVRNYPQFKTDFEKQVMPSINAENAPYVLQSCLGKEPADTVKSVDDDITAMWKKMAEKYGDPAKVADVVMCTIQNIKPIREGENKKFVEFINVIDDGYRDLRRLDLEKEMTTTSSVSIIERKLPNDIKREWAKLVSSEHSPIDKRDKFPSLLRFLLEQKQAIEYENSELRSNSNVPVRGSLHYLEKKDDKVAIPEGQGTSRYKRNKCLYHEGAYHWTNECRLYLSKPIQERRDTLMERGACWSCLKRDHRTQDCRGKKPCDVNDCNRFHHKTLHEEEQDKKSPTNIVSASGTASVCNNEIETCLLQIQKIPTKNGFANVLWDTGASSCFITNAKARAENLKGMKAQPSIIKVGGESETVNTFKYKLSLIDKQGKAIVFDVYGIDKITSPIPSIDVQGISKLFKDVHEEDLIRPTAGRDGKNLGIQCKPRCGGCKCGRCSLGSNAYTIKEEKELALIEKNLSHDAKEKFWTAEYLWIRDPFDLPDNRRAAFGMLISTEKRLSKNKKHAETYQQQIQDMIDRDVARKLTQEELQKYKGPAHYISHHEVLKPDSKSTPVRIVFNSSANYMGHVLNEYWAKGPDLLNSLLGILIRFRMK; via the exons ATGGCAGAAGAGGCGAAGAGAGAGGAATCGAAGAGAATTAGGACATCAGCCAAGGCAAGATTCACAAGGAAACGAAATGAATTCTTTAAGTCCGTCGATGAAAACAAAGGTATGGAAGCAGTTAAAAGAACCTTTGCGGACTTACATGAAGCTTGGAATATCGTCAAAG AGCAGAACGAAGCATGGATAAACGAATTGCAAGAATTCTACGAAGAAGCAGCGACTACTCACACGCAGTACGTCAACGACCACAACTTACACGAGCAGAAACGAGTggaagaatttcacaaacagGAATCAATGAGACTGGAACAAGAAAAACTCAGACGACTATTGGAACAATTTAGTATAAAAAAGAAGTCCATGAAAACTATCTTTGACACATTAGTGAAACTCGCATACGATGCAATGGCATCCCAAAATGCTCCCGAAGCTTTGCGCAAAACCGAAAGAGATTTAGATATCGCGCTCGCGGATTGTAAGGCATTACATAACACAATGCTCGAGCTACTTGACAACGAAGACGTTGAAAAGGAAATCGAATGGATTCGAAACATGCACGCGCGCCATCAAGAGATCAGTAGCCGCATCGAAGCATTTATCTCGGTTAAAATAAACGATACCAAGgcaaaagacaaaagcaatCCGCTACAACTCGAAAAAATCAAGATGCCGTCATTTCACGGAAACGTAAGAAATTATCCAcaattcaaaacagattttgaaaaacaagtcaTGCCGTCAATTAATGCCGAGAACGCACCATATGTTCTCCAATCATGTCTTGGAAAGGAACCAGCCGATACGGTAAAAAGCGTCGATGATGATATTACTGCGATGTGGAAGAAAATGGCCGAAAAATACGGCGATCCTGCAAAGGTTGCTGACGTCGTAATGTGCACCATTCAAAACATAAAACCTATCAGAGAAggcgaaaacaaaaaattcgTCGAATTTATCAATGTCATCGACGACGGTTACCGAGACTTGAGAAGATTAGATCTAGAGAAAGAAATGACCACAACCAGTTCTGTTAGCATAATAGAAAGAAAATTGCCAAATGACATTAAAAGAGAATGGGCGAAACTGGTAAGCTCCGAACACAGTCCCATCGATAAAAGAGACAAGTTTCCAAGTCTGTTAAGATTTCTTCTTGAGCAAAAACAAGCAATAGAATACGAGAACTCAGAACTACGCTCAAACAGCAACGTTCCAGTAAGGGGTTCACTTCATTATCTAGAGAAAAAGGATGACAAAGTCGCCATCCCAGAAGGACAAGGTACATCCCGCTATAAGCGAAACAAATGCCTATACCATGAAGGTGCTTATCACTGGACTAATGAATGCAGGCTTTATCTCTCAAAACCAATACAGGAAAGGCGTGACACATTAATGGAAAGGGGAGCATGCTGGTCCTGCTTAAAACGGGATCACAGAACTCAAGACTGTAGAGGCAAGAAACCATGTGACGTTAACGACTGCAATAGGTTTCACCACAAAACACTACATGAAGAAGAACAGGACAAAAAATCACCTACTAACATTGTTTCCGCAAGCGGTACTGCAAGTGTGTGCAATAACGAAATTGAAACGTGCTTACTCCAAATACAGAAGATACCTACAAAGAATGGATTTGCAAACGTTTTGTGGGACACGGGAGCGTCATCATGTTTTATCACAAATGCAAAGGCAAGAGCTGAAAACCTCAAGGGTATGAAGGCACAACCATCAATTATCAAAGTAGGTGGCGAAAGTGAAACCGTGAACACTTTTAAGTACAAGCTCTCACTTATTGACAAACAGGGCAAAGCAATCGTGTTCGACGTTTACGGAATCGACAAGATAACCTCCCCCATTCCATCAATCGACGTACAGGGGATCTCTAAACTATTCAAAGACGTACACGAGGAAGATTTAATAAGGCCCACCGCCGGCAGAG ATGGTAAGAATCTCGGAATACAATGTAAGCCTCGCTGCGGTGGATGCAAGTGTGGGAGATGCTCACTGGGTAGCAATGCCTACACAATCAAGGAAGAAAAGGAGTTAGCATTAATTGAGAAAAATTTAAGCCATGACGCAAAAGAAAAATTCTGGACTGCAGAATATCTTTGGATCAGAGATCCTTTCGATCTCCCAGACAACAGAAGAGCAGCATTCGGCATGCTAATATCGACCGAGAAACGACTTTCTAAAAATAAGAAACACGCTGAAACCTATCAACAACAAATACAGGACATGATAGATAGAGATGTAGCTCGCAAACTAACACAAGAAGAATTGCAGAAATACAAAGGACCTGCTCACTACATTTCACATCACGAAGTGCTGAAACCAGACTCCAAGTCTACACCAGTAAGAATTGTCTTTAACAGCAGTGCCAATTACATGGGTCATGTACTAAACGAATATTGGGCTAAGGGACCCGACCTTTTAAACAGTCTCCTAGGAATACTTATCCGATTTAGAATGAAATAG
- the LOC138026575 gene encoding uncharacterized protein: MDHASGTTSPPLDENPVVIPVVISLTVFVQFLLPFVFWSCSFCTRLYKECKDRPKYRTETQDIEEECEERLQIAASARNQEEFDQAVQEYRQAVEEYQGKTAMKDLKREQGLCSNAKSVRRLISLHMYFSFNFWLIYLVGCETTHCTTYGYVFYILKIFGLVMLGVSFVIVVIESFFSRELKYLKNVMDENEETYIKRMQEVPPKINITITCYHYEQRQRTVRYTDSNGHSQTRTETYVVKVVSFVGHEEFRFNSWVDVSKTDTPSMSCVALTRVKFYPRILFGDQETEDDYKRQVEHHLQAYKIFDQFTSHKASKEIPGLKKRITAYVSTEVKPFWMRRRFYWIATFLLLSWPYRWLFRARTAKKQYVLKKKMYISETAPRQVELTLMDPIEDLINSRSFAASSSVPDNASSCYPMSEMTTVPGNPADAQNGDPAAQSIPSPYLSAVTEPNVPPPSYQEVIGYNPEPNNERRPVVV; encoded by the coding sequence ATGGATCACGCTTCTGGAACTACTTCTCCACCCTTGGATGAAAACCCTGTTGTAATTCCAGTGGTGATTAGTCTAACTGTCTTTGTGCAATTCCTGCTGCCGTTTGTATTTTGGAGCTGTTCCTTTTGTACCAGATTATACAAAGAATGCAAAGATAGACCAAAGTACCGGACAGAAACGCAAGACATCGAGGAAGAATGCGAAGAGCGACTACAGATAGCGGCCTCTGCCAGAAATCAAGAGGAATTTGATCAAGCCGTCCAAGAATACCGGCAAGCCGTTGAAGAATATCAAGGGAAAACCGCAATGAAAGACCTCAAACGTGAACAAGGTCTTTGCAGCAATGCTAAAAGTGTGAGGAGACTTATTTCTCTTCACATGTATTTCTCATTTAACTTTTGGCTTATTTACTTGGTTGGTTGCGAAACAACTCATTGCACCACGTACGGCTATGTCTTTTACATTTTGAAAATCTTTGGCTTGGTGATGCTTGGTGTCTCTTTTGTGATCGTTGTGATAGAAAGCTTCTTCTCCCGCGAGCTAAAATACCTTAAAAACGTCATGGATGAGAACGAAGAGACGTACATTAAACGCATGCAGGAAGTTCCCCCGAAAATTAACATAACTATAACATGTTATCACTACGAACAGCGGCAGAGGACTGTTCGTTATACTGACTCGAATGGACATTCACAAACGCGTACGGAGACTTACGTAGTGAAAGTCGTGTCGTTCGTCGGACACGAAGAGTTCCGATTCAACTCATGGGTGGACGTTTCTAAGACTGACACTCCCTCCATGAGCTGTGTTGCCCTGACACGTGTCAAGTTCTATCCCAGGATCCTCTTCGGTGACCAAGAAACTGAAGACGACTATAAAAGACAAGTGGAGCATCACTTACAAGCCTATAAAATTTTCGATCAGTTCACCTCTCACAAGGCGAGTAAAGAAATTCCTGGTCTAAAGAAGCGCATAACTGCGTACGTATCCACGGAGGTTAAGCCATTTTGGATGCGGCGTCGGTTCTACTGGATCGCCACCTTTCTTCTGTTGTCTTGGCCTTACCGCTGGCTGTTTAGAGCCAGAACAGCTAAGAAACAGTACgtcttgaagaagaagatgtaCATTAGTGAAACAGCACCGAGACAGGTGGAATTAACTTTGATGGATCCGATTGAAGACCTTATCAATAGCAGATCGTTTGCCGCGAGCTCTAGTGTTCCTGACAATGCTAGCTCATGCTACCCAATGTCGGAAATGACAACGGTACCAGGCAACCCTGCTGACGCTCAAAACGGTGATCCCGCAGCCCAAAGCATTCCCTCTCCTTATTTAAGTGCCGTCACAGAGCCAAATGTGCCGCCACCGTCTTACCAGGAAGTTATCGGCTATAATCCGGAGCCGAACAACGAGAGACGTCCCGTGGTGGTGTAA